In Hymenobacter gelipurpurascens, one DNA window encodes the following:
- a CDS encoding PH domain-containing protein, translated as MSQTFNSKISWWMFAPILSGLGFFLLLSFVQHRWLAAGLVLLAGTFILYLLVSTRYTITSQELLIESGPIRKRVPLASITTITPSHNPISSPALSLDRLEIRYGKFDSVLISPADKAGFLTALHQLIPALRHD; from the coding sequence ATGTCCCAAACCTTCAACTCCAAGATAAGCTGGTGGATGTTTGCCCCCATCCTGAGTGGCCTAGGATTCTTTTTACTGCTATCTTTCGTGCAGCACCGCTGGTTGGCGGCGGGGCTGGTGCTCCTGGCGGGCACTTTTATCCTCTATCTACTAGTGAGCACGCGCTATACTATCACCTCACAGGAGCTGTTAATTGAGTCTGGCCCGATTCGGAAGCGGGTACCGTTGGCCAGCATCACGACCATTACGCCTTCGCACAACCCGATCAGTTCCCCGGCCCTGTCGCTTGATCGACTGGAAATTCGCTACGGCAAGTTTGACTCGGTGCTGATATCCCCGGCCGATAAAGCCGGCTTCCTCACCGCCCTGCATCAACTCATCCCCGCATTGCGCCATGATTGA
- a CDS encoding alpha/beta fold hydrolase, translating to MSTTATASAPTQLPPGLGLLRLKFRLLAAVSTELAFGAAWRLFTTPRRLPQKQWEAAAIAEARQFEVSTPRGSVVAYEWNSEGAQTVLLVHGWEHRASFWGVMARGLTAAGFRVIALDGPAHGASAGSRTTLPAFARGVQAVADAVGAIDAVVAHSLGAAATAGIPVKFNTATTGALAKLVLLAAPGSTSAVAQRFAELLQLPEAVVQRMRRYIQEQHGRDAESFSLIQTGHTLPVGQAMLFHDLADESIPFAEAEEIAASWPTLDFRPTTGLGHNGVMRDAGVIREIVEFLR from the coding sequence ATGTCAACTACTGCTACTGCTTCAGCGCCTACCCAATTGCCACCAGGCCTAGGCCTGCTTCGTCTTAAGTTTAGGCTGCTTGCGGCCGTGTCTACGGAGCTGGCGTTTGGGGCTGCCTGGCGACTCTTTACCACGCCCCGGCGCCTGCCGCAAAAGCAGTGGGAGGCGGCCGCCATTGCGGAAGCCCGGCAGTTTGAAGTAAGTACCCCGCGCGGCTCTGTAGTGGCCTACGAGTGGAACTCTGAGGGTGCGCAAACCGTGCTGTTGGTGCACGGCTGGGAACATCGGGCCAGCTTCTGGGGCGTGATGGCGCGGGGCCTGACGGCGGCGGGTTTCCGCGTTATCGCCCTCGATGGCCCCGCCCACGGCGCCTCGGCTGGCAGCCGCACCACTTTGCCCGCGTTTGCCCGAGGCGTGCAGGCCGTAGCCGATGCAGTAGGAGCAATTGATGCCGTTGTTGCCCACTCGTTGGGGGCCGCCGCCACTGCCGGAATTCCCGTGAAATTCAACACTGCCACTACAGGCGCACTGGCTAAGCTGGTATTGTTGGCGGCTCCCGGTAGCACCTCGGCCGTGGCCCAACGCTTCGCTGAGCTGCTGCAGCTGCCCGAGGCGGTGGTGCAACGTATGCGGCGCTACATTCAGGAGCAGCACGGCCGCGACGCCGAGAGTTTCAGCCTTATCCAAACGGGGCACACGCTGCCCGTAGGTCAGGCCATGCTGTTCCATGACTTGGCCGATGAAAGTATTCCGTTTGCCGAAGCCGAGGAAATTGCGGCCAGTTGGCCTACGCTGGATTTTCGGCCCACCACTGGCCTAGGCCACAATGGGGTGATGCGCGATGCGGGCGTTATCCGAGAGATTGTAGAATTTCTGAGGTAG
- a CDS encoding type III secretion system chaperone family protein yields the protein MANHYFFKIKTYLLELGFDIRHQEEATNLLVVSKPELGIEHLVIGCGEPLLILEQHLLDLPNPSCEVYQQLLQKNRDIIHGAFVLDDTGRKVIYRDTLQLEHLDRPELEAVFNSLSLLLSEFSDELIAFSKGELGVVKA from the coding sequence ATGGCCAATCATTACTTCTTTAAGATCAAAACGTACCTCCTGGAGCTGGGCTTCGATATCCGGCACCAGGAGGAAGCCACCAACCTGCTGGTGGTCAGCAAGCCGGAGCTGGGCATTGAGCACCTCGTGATAGGCTGCGGCGAGCCCCTGCTGATACTGGAGCAGCACCTGCTGGACTTGCCCAACCCCAGCTGCGAAGTGTATCAGCAACTGCTCCAGAAGAACCGCGACATCATCCACGGTGCTTTCGTGCTGGATGATACGGGCCGCAAGGTCATCTACCGCGATACCCTGCAGCTTGAACACCTCGACCGCCCGGAGCTGGAAGCCGTGTTCAACTCTCTGAGCCTGCTGCTGAGCGAATTCAGTGATGAATTAATTGCCTTTTCTAAAGGAGAGCTTGGGGTGGTGAAGGCCTGA
- a CDS encoding histone deacetylase family protein: MPCLASSERYSISLPNGHRFPIAKYELIREQLLWQGIAPPSDIYDPGLASEEDILRVHSTEYWHRVRDIQLTAAEVRRLGLPQSPELVRRSLSSVAGTVQSSIRALRDGIGMSLAGGTHHAFRDRGEGFCVLNDIAVAAARLLYHGEARQILVVDLDVHQGDGTASIFEKEPRVFTFSMHAGANYPLRKEKSDLDIPLDLGLEDAAYLQVLRDTLPQLLGQVQPDFIFFQAGVDVLATDKLGKLALTQEGCCQRDELVLGLCHQHQIPVAVSMGGGYSERISDIVDAHCNTFRVAYEVFG; this comes from the coding sequence ATGCCTTGTCTTGCTTCTTCGGAACGCTACAGTATCTCGCTTCCTAACGGCCACCGATTTCCCATTGCCAAGTATGAGTTGATTCGGGAGCAGCTACTCTGGCAGGGCATTGCGCCGCCAAGTGATATTTACGACCCTGGCCTAGCCTCCGAAGAAGACATCCTGCGCGTGCATTCCACGGAGTACTGGCACCGCGTGCGCGACATACAGCTGACCGCTGCCGAAGTGCGCCGGCTAGGCCTGCCACAAAGCCCCGAGCTGGTACGCCGCTCCCTGAGTAGTGTGGCCGGAACGGTACAGTCGTCGATCCGCGCCCTGCGCGACGGTATCGGGATGAGCCTGGCCGGCGGCACCCACCACGCCTTCCGCGACCGAGGTGAGGGCTTTTGCGTGCTGAACGATATTGCTGTGGCAGCTGCCCGGTTGCTCTACCACGGCGAGGCCCGCCAGATTTTGGTCGTGGACCTGGACGTGCACCAGGGCGACGGCACGGCCAGCATTTTTGAGAAGGAGCCGCGCGTTTTCACGTTTTCGATGCACGCCGGCGCCAACTATCCGTTGCGCAAGGAAAAGTCCGACCTTGATATTCCGCTGGACCTAGGTCTGGAAGATGCGGCCTACCTGCAGGTTCTGCGCGACACCTTACCACAGTTGCTAGGCCAGGTGCAGCCCGATTTCATTTTCTTCCAGGCCGGCGTAGATGTACTGGCCACCGATAAGTTGGGCAAGCTGGCCCTCACCCAGGAAGGCTGCTGCCAGCGCGACGAGCTGGTGCTAGGCCTTTGCCACCAGCACCAGATTCCTGTAGCCGTGAGTATGGGCGGCGGCTACTCTGAGCGCATCTCTGATATTGTAGATGCCCACTGTAACACGTTTCGGGTGGCCTACGAGGTGTTCGGGTAG
- a CDS encoding XRE family transcriptional regulator, with translation MSNVGKNIRKLRTVKKLSQAAFAELFGLARPSVGAYEEGRSEPKMETLIQIAQHFGLSVDLLLTKELTVNELYNFDLYQQKTTSEASVPLAEADRQPHLTPYVPAARMLEYIVQHHDTSFIDGLQSLTFPHKLGPATRAFEINGADMQPTLRHQDVVLCCQVDKAAPRFHVGRLYAFVTQSRLLVRRLSEQEPGGVLKLRADNPDYPVQTLLLTDALEIWEVHGSFSTHLRAPALLEERVAQLERQLEEVMQRLNKQ, from the coding sequence ATGTCGAACGTAGGGAAGAACATTCGTAAGCTAAGAACTGTCAAGAAGCTGAGTCAGGCGGCTTTTGCTGAATTATTTGGCTTGGCCAGGCCTAGCGTTGGAGCCTATGAAGAAGGACGCTCAGAGCCAAAAATGGAAACCCTGATCCAGATTGCTCAGCATTTTGGCTTATCGGTAGACTTGCTACTTACAAAAGAGCTAACGGTAAATGAGCTCTATAACTTTGACCTGTATCAGCAAAAAACGACTAGTGAAGCATCCGTACCGCTAGCCGAGGCCGACCGCCAGCCACACCTGACGCCCTACGTGCCCGCCGCCCGGATGCTGGAGTACATTGTGCAGCACCACGACACCAGCTTTATCGATGGCCTCCAGTCTCTGACCTTTCCGCATAAGCTAGGCCCCGCCACCCGCGCTTTCGAGATAAATGGGGCAGATATGCAGCCCACGCTCCGCCATCAGGACGTGGTCTTGTGTTGTCAGGTGGATAAAGCCGCGCCCCGTTTTCATGTAGGCCGTCTGTACGCTTTCGTAACGCAGAGTCGCTTGCTGGTACGTCGCCTCAGCGAGCAGGAACCCGGTGGAGTGCTCAAACTACGAGCCGATAACCCCGACTACCCCGTGCAGACGCTGCTGCTGACCGACGCACTCGAAATCTGGGAGGTGCACGGCAGCTTCAGCACGCACCTGCGGGCTCCCGCGCTGCTGGAAGAGCGTGTAGCGCAGCTGGAGCGGCAGTTAGAGGAGGTAATGCAACGCCTGAACAAGCAGTAA
- a CDS encoding phytoene desaturase family protein, translating into MSKPEYDAVVVGSGPNGLAAAIVLQQAGLSVLLLEGKDTIGGGLRTAELTLPGFRHDICSAIHPLAVASPYFQTLPLAQYGLEYLTPPVAAAHPFDDGTAALALNSLTETARQLGPDAASYQQLFEPLVAQWPGIAADVLAPLHFPKHPLDMAQFGLSALLPATTLAKRFQGQAARGLFAGMAAHSIQPLTNVTTAAIGLVLLIAAHRKGWPLPKGGSQSIADALAAHFVALGGRIETGTYIQAMSQLPSARAVLFDVTPAQLLQIAGHRLSSIYQSQLRRYRYGWGVFKIDWALNGPIPWAAPECAQAGTVHLGNTLEEITASEHAIGQGHHPEKPFVLLAQQSLFDTTRAPAGKHTAWAYCHVPNGSWVDMTDTIERQVERFAPGFRDQIIGRHTFDTAAMEAHNPNYVGGDINGGMLDLGQLFTRPALRASPYRTSAAGLYLCSSSTPPGGGVHGMCGYHAASRTLRDVFKLPVPPLYQDA; encoded by the coding sequence ATGAGCAAACCGGAGTATGATGCCGTAGTTGTGGGCTCGGGGCCGAATGGGCTGGCAGCCGCCATTGTGTTGCAGCAGGCGGGCCTTTCGGTGTTGCTGCTCGAAGGCAAAGACACAATTGGAGGTGGCCTACGCACGGCCGAGCTCACGTTGCCCGGCTTTCGCCACGATATCTGTTCGGCTATTCACCCGCTGGCGGTGGCCTCGCCCTATTTTCAGACACTGCCGCTCGCCCAATACGGCCTGGAATACCTTACGCCGCCCGTAGCCGCCGCCCATCCTTTTGATGATGGCACGGCGGCCCTGGCCCTGAACTCCTTAACCGAAACGGCCCGGCAGCTAGGTCCCGATGCCGCCTCGTATCAGCAGTTATTTGAGCCGTTGGTGGCACAGTGGCCGGGTATAGCCGCCGATGTGCTGGCGCCCTTGCACTTCCCGAAGCACCCGCTGGATATGGCGCAGTTTGGCTTGTCGGCGCTGCTGCCTGCTACCACGCTGGCAAAACGCTTTCAGGGACAAGCGGCGCGCGGGCTTTTTGCCGGTATGGCCGCCCACTCCATTCAGCCGCTCACCAACGTCACGACGGCAGCCATTGGGCTGGTATTGCTGATTGCCGCCCACCGCAAAGGCTGGCCATTGCCCAAGGGCGGCTCACAGTCGATTGCCGATGCATTGGCGGCGCACTTTGTTGCGCTAGGCGGACGTATCGAAACCGGTACCTACATACAGGCCATGTCGCAGCTACCTTCGGCCCGGGCGGTGCTGTTTGATGTGACGCCGGCCCAGCTGCTCCAGATTGCGGGGCACCGGTTGTCGTCCATCTATCAAAGCCAGCTGCGACGCTACCGCTACGGCTGGGGCGTGTTCAAAATCGATTGGGCGCTCAATGGGCCCATTCCGTGGGCCGCCCCCGAATGTGCCCAGGCTGGCACGGTGCATCTAGGCAATACGCTGGAAGAAATTACCGCCAGTGAGCATGCCATAGGCCAGGGGCACCACCCCGAGAAGCCCTTCGTTCTGCTGGCCCAGCAAAGCCTTTTTGATACTACTCGCGCCCCCGCCGGCAAACACACCGCCTGGGCCTACTGCCACGTTCCCAATGGCTCGTGGGTAGACATGACCGACACCATTGAGCGGCAGGTAGAGCGTTTCGCCCCCGGCTTCCGCGACCAGATAATCGGCCGCCACACCTTTGATACGGCTGCTATGGAGGCGCACAACCCCAACTACGTGGGCGGCGACATCAACGGCGGCATGCTCGACCTAGGCCAGTTGTTCACGCGTCCGGCGCTGCGCGCCTCACCCTACCGCACCTCGGCGGCCGGCTTGTATCTGTGCTCTTCTTCCACGCCGCCCGGTGGGGGCGTGCACGGCATGTGCGGCTACCACGCCGCCAGCCGCACCCTGCGCGACGTGTTTAAGCTACCCGTGCCGCCGCTGTATCAGGATGCTTAG
- a CDS encoding sensor histidine kinase: MITKEKTTWQRVLRVIIHVACWVGVACIPRLLSDNPPPFQWHMLVHPALLAGFFYLNYYVLIPRFFAKKQFLAYFGVVLVLLGLFYAPFILRETGIKKRPPRPPDAEGRMPPSASGQTAPGQWHTSRGGTSGFPNMPPRSRPPQGLWMIGILVWIISSGLRITNEWFETERARRELQNNHLTAELAFLKSQVSPHFLFNTLNNIYSLAQMKADEAPEAILQLSHLMRYMLYESEAARVPLEREVAYIRNYMDLQRLRLDPEQAEISFTVAGNLGGCLIEPMLLIPFVENAFKHGISSQHPSRIAVELAVDGTQLHFAVRNTRFPNTAADHDPNSGIGLPNVQQRLALLYPDRYQLQLDQTPTEYCVDLTLTMAYAPLPVS, translated from the coding sequence ATGATAACAAAGGAAAAAACTACCTGGCAACGTGTGTTGCGCGTGATTATTCACGTGGCTTGCTGGGTTGGCGTGGCGTGCATTCCGCGCCTGCTGTCTGACAACCCGCCGCCTTTTCAGTGGCATATGCTGGTTCATCCGGCGCTGCTGGCAGGCTTTTTCTACCTGAACTACTACGTCCTGATTCCGCGCTTTTTCGCCAAAAAGCAGTTTCTGGCCTATTTTGGAGTGGTGTTGGTGCTGCTAGGCCTGTTCTACGCGCCGTTCATCTTGCGCGAAACCGGCATCAAGAAGCGGCCACCACGGCCGCCAGACGCAGAAGGCCGTATGCCCCCTTCTGCGTCTGGCCAAACCGCCCCCGGGCAGTGGCACACCAGCCGGGGTGGCACGTCGGGTTTCCCGAATATGCCGCCGCGGTCCAGACCACCGCAGGGCCTCTGGATGATCGGGATTCTGGTCTGGATTATCAGCAGTGGCCTACGCATTACCAATGAGTGGTTTGAAACGGAGCGCGCCCGGCGGGAACTACAAAACAACCACCTCACGGCCGAGCTGGCGTTTCTGAAGTCGCAGGTGAGCCCGCACTTCCTGTTCAATACGCTCAACAACATCTACTCCCTGGCCCAGATGAAAGCCGATGAGGCCCCCGAAGCCATTCTGCAGCTCTCGCACCTGATGCGCTATATGCTTTATGAGTCGGAGGCGGCGCGGGTACCGCTGGAGCGGGAGGTGGCCTATATCCGCAACTACATGGATCTGCAGCGCCTGCGCCTCGACCCGGAGCAGGCCGAAATCAGCTTTACGGTGGCCGGAAACCTTGGCGGCTGTCTGATTGAGCCGATGCTCCTGATTCCGTTCGTGGAGAATGCCTTCAAGCACGGCATTAGCTCCCAGCATCCTTCACGCATTGCGGTGGAACTGGCCGTAGATGGCACTCAGCTGCACTTTGCGGTGCGCAACACGCGCTTCCCGAATACAGCCGCCGACCACGACCCCAACTCGGGCATCGGGCTGCCCAACGTACAGCAGCGCCTGGCCCTGCTCTACCCCGACCGTTACCAGCTCCAATTAGATCAAACGCCCACCGAATACTGCGTGGATTTAACCCTCACGATGGCCTATGCTCCGTTGCCTGTTAGTTGA
- a CDS encoding PspA/IM30 family protein yields MNIFNRIFKIGQAEAHSAVNQLEDPIKMTEQGLRDLRLDLDKSLQALAEVKAMAIRARNEASAAQAKALDYENKAVLLLQRAHSGDLPSGEADRLASEALVKKAENEAHAARATSEQEKFEQSASQLDQNVQQLKSTISQWDNELKTLKARVTVSTATKTINQQLAQLDSSGTVALLERMKEKVAVEEALAESYGQIANENKTIDQEIDKALGQSGQSKATQDLQALKAKLGLE; encoded by the coding sequence ATGAACATCTTCAACCGCATCTTCAAAATTGGGCAGGCCGAAGCGCATTCCGCCGTCAATCAGCTCGAAGACCCCATCAAAATGACTGAGCAAGGCCTGCGCGACCTCCGCCTGGACCTCGACAAGAGCCTGCAGGCCCTGGCCGAGGTGAAGGCCATGGCTATCCGGGCGCGCAACGAGGCCTCGGCGGCCCAGGCCAAAGCGCTCGACTATGAGAACAAAGCAGTGCTGCTGCTCCAGCGTGCCCACAGCGGCGACCTGCCCTCCGGCGAAGCCGACCGCCTGGCCAGCGAGGCATTGGTGAAAAAGGCCGAAAACGAAGCCCACGCCGCCCGCGCCACTTCGGAGCAGGAGAAGTTTGAGCAGTCGGCCAGCCAGCTCGATCAGAACGTGCAGCAGCTCAAATCCACCATCAGCCAGTGGGACAACGAGCTGAAAACGCTGAAGGCTCGCGTGACGGTGAGCACGGCCACCAAAACTATCAACCAGCAGCTGGCCCAACTCGATTCCTCCGGGACGGTGGCACTGCTGGAGCGCATGAAGGAAAAGGTAGCCGTGGAGGAAGCCCTGGCGGAATCATACGGGCAGATTGCCAACGAGAACAAGACCATCGACCAGGAGATTGACAAAGCACTAGGCCAGTCGGGACAGAGCAAAGCCACGCAAGACTTGCAAGCACTAAAGGCTAAGCTGGGGCTGGAGTAA
- a CDS encoding J domain-containing protein: MNLHNPATDLPAAKSLPTLAPAEAPGTPAQQAFREAVAQVEGLRQRLRELKIEQAEARRRYWQQVGPVAEAVVKVRQKLFGPLEEALLLGFFSRAEEHQITAVILGNARSLQDRFGEDAADLLRKYSPLRRADLDDEEETAPTAEPTSPPDNDPTLPPHEQAAAAARARRKTKAQKAQDAAEQAAREEQQSLLSNTKTLYRQLARTHHPDLERDPAAQQQKTQLMQRITEAYEANDLYTLLQLLSESAPASQADDTVLLRYTQALHQQQTELKQQLNTLKYGENGFSGSSGKKREQEIRHLKRHLRAEAEYLEHIFQLIQEPIGLREVLRELAAEGHETI; this comes from the coding sequence ATGAATCTGCACAACCCTGCCACCGACTTGCCCGCCGCCAAATCTTTGCCCACACTGGCCCCTGCCGAAGCACCCGGCACCCCAGCGCAGCAGGCGTTCCGGGAGGCCGTAGCACAGGTGGAAGGGTTGCGCCAGCGCCTGCGGGAGCTCAAAATAGAGCAGGCTGAGGCCCGGCGGCGCTACTGGCAACAGGTAGGCCCGGTGGCGGAAGCCGTGGTGAAAGTGCGGCAGAAGCTTTTCGGGCCGTTAGAAGAAGCCTTGCTGCTGGGCTTCTTCAGCCGTGCCGAGGAACACCAGATTACGGCCGTAATTCTGGGCAATGCCCGCTCCCTGCAAGACCGGTTTGGGGAAGATGCAGCGGATCTTCTGCGCAAATATTCCCCACTCCGCCGCGCCGATCTGGACGACGAGGAGGAAACGGCTCCAACTGCGGAACCCACGTCTCCGCCCGATAATGACCCCACGTTACCGCCGCACGAGCAAGCCGCCGCTGCGGCCCGCGCCCGGCGCAAAACCAAAGCGCAGAAAGCCCAGGATGCCGCTGAGCAAGCAGCTCGCGAGGAGCAGCAAAGTCTGCTTTCCAACACCAAAACCCTCTACCGCCAACTCGCCCGCACCCACCACCCCGACCTGGAGCGTGACCCCGCCGCCCAGCAGCAAAAAACCCAGCTCATGCAGCGCATCACGGAGGCCTACGAAGCCAACGACCTCTACACGCTGCTCCAGCTTCTCTCCGAATCAGCCCCCGCCTCACAGGCCGATGATACCGTGCTGCTGCGCTACACCCAGGCCCTGCACCAGCAGCAAACGGAGCTTAAGCAGCAACTCAATACGCTCAAATACGGCGAAAACGGCTTCTCCGGCAGCAGCGGCAAAAAGCGGGAGCAGGAAATACGCCACCTCAAGCGCCACCTTCGTGCCGAAGCCGAGTATCTGGAGCACATCTTTCAGCTAATTCAGGAGCCGATTGGCCTTCGCGAAGTATTGCGGGAACTGGCTGCGGAAGGGCACGAGACGATCTAG
- a CDS encoding LytR/AlgR family response regulator transcription factor, with protein sequence MLRCLLVDDEPLALRLLTSYVERVPFLELVGTCRSALEAMTVLQREQVDVMFLDIQMPDLTGVEFVRTLRPEALVIFTTAYEAYALEGFNLNAVDYLVKPIAFDRFVQAAQRAQDRLSPKPTEAAAPAPPAPPASADDFIFVKADYHTQRINLRDIRYLEGLKDYIKIFTGGKPVLTLNSLKAFEDRLPSQDFVRVHRSYIVALSWIDSIRKNRIYLGDAIIPVGDSYSDAFHKLIEERNMH encoded by the coding sequence ATGCTCCGTTGCCTGTTAGTTGATGATGAACCCCTGGCGCTGCGCCTGCTGACGAGCTACGTAGAGCGCGTGCCCTTTCTGGAGCTGGTGGGCACCTGCCGCAGCGCCCTCGAAGCCATGACGGTGCTGCAGCGCGAGCAAGTGGACGTAATGTTTCTGGATATCCAAATGCCCGACCTCACGGGCGTGGAGTTCGTGCGGACGCTGCGCCCCGAGGCTCTCGTGATTTTCACGACGGCCTACGAGGCCTACGCGCTGGAAGGCTTCAACCTCAATGCCGTGGATTACCTGGTGAAGCCCATTGCTTTCGACCGGTTTGTGCAAGCGGCCCAAAGAGCCCAGGACCGGCTCTCGCCCAAACCTACCGAGGCAGCCGCCCCTGCCCCACCCGCCCCACCCGCTTCCGCCGACGATTTCATCTTTGTAAAAGCCGATTACCACACCCAGCGCATCAACCTGCGCGATATCCGGTATCTGGAAGGCCTTAAGGATTACATCAAGATCTTCACGGGGGGCAAGCCAGTGCTCACGCTCAACTCGCTCAAGGCCTTTGAGGACCGCCTGCCTTCCCAGGATTTCGTGCGCGTGCACCGTTCCTATATAGTGGCCCTGAGCTGGATTGACTCTATCCGCAAAAACCGCATCTACCTCGGCGACGCCATCATCCCCGTCGGCGACTCCTACTCCGATGCCTTTCACAAGCTGATTGAAGAAAGGAATATGCATTAG
- a CDS encoding OB-fold-containig protein: protein MNELLHAAVSPPNLAPTALLVFVLLYWLTVIVGVLDLKTVDLDIDTHHDVHLGHHASIGHPEAPGISWLNHALAFFNLGRIPLMVFLSFVALAWWISSLLLNYYLHNESGLLGMVLLVPLLLGSLLVAKVLTLPFVQLFAAMEKETDGGAQPLGKVCTVLLPTTAYRLGQASVQPLNGAPLMLNVRAASPTAELRKGDTALVIDFDAERQCYLIEAYEML, encoded by the coding sequence ATGAATGAACTTCTACACGCCGCGGTTTCGCCGCCCAACCTCGCCCCCACGGCCCTGTTGGTGTTTGTGCTGCTGTATTGGCTGACGGTAATTGTGGGAGTGCTCGATCTGAAGACCGTGGACCTCGACATCGATACGCACCACGATGTGCACTTGGGCCACCACGCTTCTATAGGCCACCCCGAGGCCCCCGGCATTAGCTGGCTGAACCACGCACTGGCGTTCTTCAACCTGGGCCGCATACCGCTAATGGTGTTCCTGAGCTTTGTGGCCCTAGCGTGGTGGATAAGCAGCCTGCTACTCAACTATTATCTGCACAACGAGTCGGGGCTGCTGGGCATGGTGTTGCTGGTGCCGCTGCTGCTAGGCAGCCTGTTGGTGGCTAAAGTTCTCACGTTGCCCTTTGTGCAACTGTTTGCCGCCATGGAAAAGGAAACGGACGGTGGCGCCCAGCCCTTGGGCAAGGTGTGCACCGTGCTGCTGCCTACCACGGCCTACCGCCTGGGCCAAGCCAGCGTGCAGCCCCTCAATGGCGCCCCGCTTATGCTGAACGTACGCGCCGCCTCCCCTACCGCCGAGCTTCGCAAAGGCGACACCGCACTGGTTATTGACTTTGATGCAGAGCGCCAATGCTACCTGATTGAGGCTTACGAAATGCTCTAG